The genomic region CGGTCCTCATTCGTTCCCCCTCATCCTCTCCAAGGGTGCTGGCGTCCGTAGAACCTCAACATGGAGATCGTCCacctcccacccctccccacGGCCCAGGGATGGAGAACGGCCCTATTTGTCCCTCCGTGTCCCTCTGGGATGGAAAACACCCCCATGGGGACGCAGCGCAGCCCCCCGCCCCCACCTTCATGCCCTCCACGTAGACAGGGTTGAGCCGTTCCCCTCCCAGGCGGACGGGCACCAA from Meleagris gallopavo isolate NT-WF06-2002-E0010 breed Aviagen turkey brand Nicholas breeding stock unplaced genomic scaffold, Turkey_5.1 ChrUn_random_7180001863011, whole genome shotgun sequence harbors:
- the LOC109364498 gene encoding cysteine protease ATG4D-like, with product MAVYVAQDCTVYKEDITALLEGDAEAAVIVLVPVRLGGERLNPVYVEGMKVGAGGCAASPWGCFPSQRDTEGQIGPFSIPGPWGGVGGGRSPC